The following proteins come from a genomic window of Halomarina ordinaria:
- a CDS encoding DUF7557 family protein: MPTVELREETLRRLDGLREEDESYDELVAELINIYEAEELTLFHSGDGV, translated from the coding sequence ATGCCCACCGTCGAACTCAGAGAGGAGACCCTCCGACGACTGGACGGACTGCGCGAGGAAGACGAGTCCTACGACGAACTGGTCGCCGAACTCATCAACATCTACGAGGCGGAGGAACTGACGCTGTTTCACTCCGGCGACGGGGTGTAA
- a CDS encoding DUF7344 domain-containing protein produces the protein MSYRIEPTDATDRPQIDVPENRRLRHDDVTETVSQYFRLLSRTRRRFVLYLLNDAGALPVEDLAVRLARARTDVSTDGDPAEGAVRDEQLTLRHNHLPALAEAGVVEYDASAGTVALSLSSRELSDLLSVAVEFDLQERE, from the coding sequence ATGTCATATCGAATCGAGCCGACCGATGCGACCGATCGTCCACAGATCGACGTCCCCGAGAATCGACGCCTCCGGCACGACGACGTCACGGAGACCGTGAGTCAGTACTTCCGGTTGCTCTCGCGCACGCGTCGCCGGTTCGTCCTCTATCTCCTGAACGACGCGGGTGCCCTCCCCGTCGAGGACCTCGCCGTCCGCCTCGCCCGTGCCAGAACCGACGTCTCGACGGACGGCGACCCTGCAGAAGGGGCCGTCCGAGACGAACAGCTCACGCTCCGGCACAACCACCTGCCGGCGCTCGCGGAGGCCGGGGTCGTCGAGTACGACGCGAGCGCGGGGACGGTGGCGCTGTCGCTCTCCTCGCGGGAACTATCGGACCTGCTCTCGGTCGCCGTGGAGTTCGACCTCCAAGAACGGGAGTGA